In one Candidatus Nanopelagicus limnes genomic region, the following are encoded:
- the rpsM gene encoding 30S ribosomal protein S13: MARLVGVDLPREKRVEIALTYIFGMGLTRAQATLAATGISPDIRVKDLQEPDLAKLREFIEANYKIEGDLRREVAGDIRRKVEIQSYQGSRHRKGLPVRGQRTHTNARTRKGPRVAIAGKKKETK; encoded by the coding sequence ATGGCACGTCTTGTTGGTGTCGATCTTCCCCGCGAAAAGCGCGTTGAGATCGCACTTACCTATATTTTCGGAATGGGACTTACCCGTGCGCAGGCAACTCTCGCTGCTACCGGTATCTCACCAGATATCCGCGTTAAAGATTTACAAGAGCCAGATTTGGCAAAGCTTCGTGAATTCATTGAAGCAAATTACAAAATTGAGGGTGATCTTCGTCGAGAGGTCGCTGGCGACATCCGTCGCAAAGTTGAAATTCAAAGCTACCAAGGATCACGTCACCGTAAGGGATTACCGGTCCGCGGACAACGTACTCACACCAACGCTCGTACTCGCAAGGGTCCACGTGTTGCAATCGCTGGTAAGAAGAAGGAGACCAAGTAA
- a CDS encoding ABC transporter ATP-binding protein — protein sequence MSNANLLSIKSLSVSFGGLKALSNVNLELNENEVVGLIGPNGAGKTTFFNALSGLTEVQSGTLSINGKSHKWPKPHQLIDLGISRTLQGVGLFPELTVLENVMIGDNKSSKSGLISGALGLSLKDEKKLRQRALTALERVYASGIADQRADSLPYPVTKRVAIARALVSEPKILLLDEPAGGLGAQDIEWMNSLIHNLATQCSVILVEHHMDVVMSVCDRLYVLNFGEVISSGDVENVRRDPAVVEAYLGVNN from the coding sequence GTGAGTAACGCTAATTTGCTTTCAATTAAATCGTTATCAGTTTCATTTGGTGGCTTGAAAGCACTTTCTAATGTTAATTTGGAATTAAATGAAAATGAAGTAGTTGGATTGATTGGCCCTAACGGAGCAGGTAAAACAACTTTCTTTAACGCACTCTCTGGCTTAACTGAAGTGCAATCTGGAACACTTTCAATAAATGGTAAATCGCATAAATGGCCAAAGCCGCATCAATTAATTGATTTAGGAATATCGCGCACTCTGCAAGGTGTTGGATTATTTCCAGAGCTAACCGTGCTTGAGAATGTAATGATTGGTGACAATAAAAGTTCTAAGAGTGGCTTGATCTCCGGCGCACTTGGTTTAAGTCTTAAGGATGAAAAGAAATTACGCCAGCGAGCATTGACCGCATTAGAGAGAGTGTATGCATCAGGCATTGCCGATCAACGGGCGGATTCACTTCCTTATCCAGTTACAAAACGGGTGGCAATCGCTAGAGCATTAGTTTCTGAGCCAAAAATTCTTTTACTTGATGAACCAGCAGGTGGGCTAGGAGCGCAAGATATTGAATGGATGAACTCACTTATTCACAACTTAGCAACTCAATGCTCAGTTATTCTAGTTGAGCATCATATGGATGTAGTTATGTCTGTTTGTGATCGACTCTATGTACTTAACTTTGGTGAGGTTATTTCATCAGGAGATGTTGAGAATGTAAGGCGAGATCCAGCAGTTGTTGAAGCTTATTTAGGGGTAAACAATTGA
- the rplQ gene encoding 50S ribosomal protein L17 codes for MPKPSKGPRLGSGPAHEKLLLGTLAAQLFEKGKLTTTEAKAKRLRPLAERLITHAKKGDLAARRRVMARISSKSVVHTLFTDIAKRFEARDGGYTRITKIGPRKGDNAPMAVIEMVEAGVPAKKVAKKAAAKAE; via the coding sequence ATGCCAAAGCCAAGTAAAGGCCCACGTTTAGGAAGTGGACCAGCACATGAGAAATTATTGCTGGGCACACTAGCTGCGCAACTTTTCGAAAAAGGAAAGTTGACCACAACTGAAGCAAAGGCAAAACGTCTTCGTCCATTAGCAGAGCGATTAATCACTCATGCAAAAAAAGGTGATCTTGCAGCTCGTCGTCGCGTTATGGCAAGAATCTCTAGCAAATCTGTAGTGCACACATTGTTTACAGATATTGCAAAAAGATTTGAAGCCCGTGATGGTGGCTATACCCGTATAACCAAAATCGGTCCACGCAAAGGTGACAATGCACCAATGGCAGTAATCGAAATGGTTGAAGCTGGCGTGCCAGCTAAAAAGGTTGCAAAAAAAGCAGCAGCGAAAGCTGAGTAA
- the rpsI gene encoding 30S ribosomal protein S9 — protein MSEENLDSSTEALPTSYSSSTPAPATNRKAITAPGGGVGRRKEAVARVRLVPGSGRWVVNGKPLEVYFPNKVHQQLVADPFKTVGAEGTYDVFARINGGGTSGQAGALRLGVARALNEIDTDANRPTLKKAGFLSRDARVIERKKYGLKKARKRSQYSKR, from the coding sequence ATGTCAGAGGAAAATTTAGACTCAAGCACTGAGGCACTTCCAACCTCATACAGCTCAAGCACACCAGCACCTGCTACCAACCGCAAAGCAATTACTGCTCCAGGTGGTGGCGTTGGTCGTCGTAAGGAAGCTGTTGCCAGAGTTCGTTTAGTTCCAGGATCTGGTCGCTGGGTTGTTAACGGCAAGCCACTTGAAGTTTATTTCCCAAACAAAGTTCACCAGCAATTAGTTGCTGATCCATTTAAAACTGTTGGCGCAGAAGGTACTTACGATGTTTTTGCTCGCATCAATGGCGGCGGAACATCTGGTCAAGCAGGAGCACTTCGTCTTGGTGTTGCTCGTGCGTTAAATGAAATTGATACTGATGCTAACCGACCAACTTTGAAGAAGGCTGGATTCTTATCTCGTGATGCACGAGTAATTGAGCGCAAGAAGTACGGCCTAAAGAAGGCTCGTAAGCGTTCTCAATACAGCAAGCGTTAA
- the truA gene encoding tRNA pseudouridine(38-40) synthase TruA, whose protein sequence is MTKPTLEVKSGFSRLRVDLTYDGTHFSGWAKQPGLRTIQEEFETALSTITRGEASTIVAGRTDAGVHAKHQVLHVDLPEDTEVENLAFRLNQLLKADVRVLAATWAPLNFHARFGPNSRTYQYKIVDGGQVTAPFDRHDSTSWFRVLDIGLMNQASKLLLGEHDFFTFCKHREGTSTIKKLLEFNWRRDEKGLVVGQITANSFGYNMVRNLVGAAVCVGEGRFEPAWMKKTLEQRERISDSYVFPAKGLTLIKVDFPPEDQYLANYNDYHQQQQGQENEGDF, encoded by the coding sequence ATGACTAAACCCACTCTTGAAGTTAAGAGTGGGTTTTCTCGTTTACGAGTTGATTTAACTTATGACGGAACGCACTTTTCTGGTTGGGCAAAACAACCAGGGCTTAGGACTATTCAAGAAGAGTTTGAAACCGCTCTTTCAACTATTACCAGAGGTGAAGCTTCAACAATTGTTGCTGGGCGAACTGATGCTGGCGTGCATGCAAAACATCAAGTTTTACATGTTGATCTGCCAGAAGATACTGAGGTAGAAAACTTAGCCTTTCGGCTTAATCAATTATTAAAAGCAGATGTTCGAGTGCTGGCAGCTACTTGGGCGCCGCTTAATTTTCACGCCAGGTTTGGCCCAAATTCGCGTACCTATCAATACAAGATAGTTGATGGTGGACAAGTTACCGCACCTTTTGATCGCCATGACAGCACTTCCTGGTTTCGCGTACTTGATATAGGTCTAATGAATCAAGCATCTAAATTATTACTTGGAGAGCATGATTTTTTCACCTTTTGTAAACACCGTGAAGGAACTAGCACTATCAAGAAATTACTTGAATTTAATTGGCGCCGGGATGAAAAAGGTTTGGTGGTTGGCCAAATTACTGCTAACTCCTTTGGCTATAACATGGTTAGAAATTTAGTTGGAGCAGCTGTTTGCGTTGGTGAAGGAAGGTTTGAACCGGCTTGGATGAAAAAAACATTAGAGCAGCGAGAGAGAATTTCAGATAGTTATGTGTTTCCAGCAAAAGGTTTAACTCTGATTAAAGTTGATTTCCCACCGGAGGATCAATACTTGGCTAATTACAACGATTATCACCAGCAACAGCAGGGGCAAGAGAATGAGGGCGATTTCTAA
- a CDS encoding DNA-directed RNA polymerase subunit alpha produces MLIAQRPILTEEVVSEYRSRFIIEPLEPGFGYTLGNSIRRTLLSSIPGAAVTGIRVNNALHEFTALEGVKEDLTEIVLNIKNLVLSSDNDEPSLLYIRKNGEGIVTGADVAAPAGVQVHNPELHIATLNSKAKFEIELTVERGRGYITAVQNKQAGGEIGRIPVDSIYSPVLRVTYKVEATRVEQRTDFDRLVVDVETKRSMKPADAMASAGKTLVELFGLARELNANAEGIEMGPSIQDAALAADMALPIEDLDLTVRSYNCLKREGIHTVGELLSRSEADLMDIRNFGSKSIDEVKAKLQSMGMQLKDSPAGFDPTKHANYGSNVDDELVDAEEV; encoded by the coding sequence GTGCTAATTGCACAACGCCCCATCCTCACTGAGGAAGTAGTAAGCGAATACCGTTCACGGTTCATTATTGAGCCACTAGAACCAGGTTTCGGTTACACCCTTGGTAATTCAATTCGTCGCACCTTGTTATCTTCAATTCCAGGAGCAGCTGTTACTGGTATTCGAGTAAACAATGCGTTGCACGAGTTCACTGCCCTAGAAGGTGTGAAAGAAGATCTAACTGAGATCGTCTTAAACATCAAAAACCTAGTTTTATCTTCAGATAATGATGAGCCATCACTTCTTTACATCCGTAAAAATGGTGAGGGAATTGTTACTGGTGCAGATGTTGCAGCTCCAGCTGGTGTGCAGGTGCACAACCCAGAGCTACACATTGCTACCCTAAACTCAAAGGCAAAGTTTGAGATTGAGTTAACAGTTGAGCGTGGTCGTGGTTACATTACCGCTGTTCAAAACAAGCAAGCAGGAGGAGAAATTGGTCGAATTCCAGTTGACTCTATTTACTCACCTGTATTGCGCGTTACCTACAAAGTTGAAGCAACTCGTGTTGAACAACGTACCGACTTCGATCGCTTAGTTGTAGATGTTGAGACTAAGAGATCAATGAAGCCAGCTGATGCAATGGCATCTGCCGGAAAGACATTGGTTGAGTTGTTTGGTTTAGCACGTGAATTAAATGCTAACGCTGAAGGAATTGAGATGGGACCGTCCATTCAAGATGCAGCACTCGCTGCTGACATGGCACTTCCAATCGAAGATCTTGATCTAACTGTTCGTTCTTATAACTGCCTAAAGCGCGAAGGTATTCACACCGTTGGTGAGTTACTTTCACGTTCTGAAGCAGATCTAATGGATATTCGTAACTTCGGCTCCAAATCAATTGATGAGGTTAAGGCGAAACTACAATCCATGGGAATGCAATTAAAGGACAGCCCAGCTGGATTTGATCCAACTAAGCATGCTAATTATGGAAGCAACGTTGATGATGAACTTGTCGACGCTGAAGAGGTCTAG
- the alr gene encoding alanine racemase — protein MSRARAEINLAAIAENLKFIKSKTSAQVLAVVKADAYGHGLINVAKAAEKAGADWLGTALLEEGIALRNGGITKPIISWLTPIGEDFKTAINLDIDLSVSSIELLNEIISVGKSLNKAPRVHIEIDTGMNRGGFGDDWGSLLPEIVKAVKANEIKAIGIWSHFARADEPNAVMNKTQLDVFTQKVKQLNDSGVNLEFIHIANSAAALSNEAAHKNIIRWGIGLYGLSPDVINMGDSASLGLKPAMKLFAKLQLVKSVKTGQSVGYGGTATTKSDTKLGVVTLGYADGVPRNANELAGIYVAGKRAPLIGRVSMDQFVVDLGANSLAKTGDEVIVFGDGSQGEYTIDEWAKACGTINYEIVTRIGVRVPRIYSRE, from the coding sequence ATGAGTCGCGCTCGAGCTGAGATAAATCTTGCAGCCATTGCTGAGAATCTAAAATTTATTAAGAGCAAAACCTCTGCCCAAGTACTTGCAGTTGTTAAAGCTGATGCATATGGCCATGGTCTAATTAATGTGGCAAAGGCGGCTGAGAAAGCTGGCGCTGATTGGCTTGGCACCGCACTTCTTGAAGAGGGAATCGCACTTAGAAATGGTGGAATTACAAAACCAATAATTTCTTGGCTCACGCCGATTGGTGAAGATTTTAAAACTGCTATAAATCTTGATATTGATCTTTCTGTTTCTTCCATCGAGCTTTTAAATGAAATTATCTCGGTTGGAAAATCTCTAAACAAAGCGCCAAGAGTTCACATTGAAATTGATACTGGGATGAATCGCGGTGGATTTGGTGATGATTGGGGATCATTACTACCTGAGATTGTAAAAGCAGTAAAGGCGAATGAGATCAAAGCGATTGGTATCTGGTCGCATTTTGCAAGAGCAGATGAGCCAAATGCGGTAATGAATAAAACTCAATTAGATGTATTTACTCAAAAAGTTAAACAACTAAATGATTCTGGCGTTAACCTTGAATTTATTCACATCGCAAACTCTGCAGCAGCTTTAAGCAATGAAGCAGCCCACAAAAACATTATTAGATGGGGAATTGGTTTATATGGGTTATCTCCTGATGTCATTAACATGGGAGACTCCGCCTCACTTGGCTTAAAACCTGCCATGAAGTTATTTGCCAAACTTCAACTTGTTAAATCTGTTAAAACAGGTCAAAGTGTTGGATATGGTGGCACTGCAACAACAAAATCAGATACCAAGCTTGGTGTAGTAACTCTTGGTTACGCAGATGGAGTTCCAAGAAATGCTAATGAATTAGCTGGTATTTATGTTGCCGGTAAGCGAGCACCATTAATTGGCAGAGTTTCAATGGATCAATTTGTGGTGGATCTTGGGGCTAATTCCTTAGCAAAAACTGGGGATGAAGTGATTGTTTTTGGTGATGGTAGCCAGGGTGAGTACACAATTGATGAGTGGGCTAAGGCTTGCGGAACAATAAATTATGAAATCGTTACCCGAATTGGAGTTCGGGTGCCTAGAATCTACTCTCGTGAGTAA
- the rpsK gene encoding 30S ribosomal protein S11, whose product MAAEKTKPAKEAAKAAPKKIKARKKDKKNVAFGHAYIKSTFNNTIVSITDPAGGVIAWSSSGQVGFKGSRKSTPFAAQMAAEAAARKAQEHGLKKVDVFVKGPGSGRETAIRSLQAAGLEVGAIADVTPAPHNGCRPRKPRRV is encoded by the coding sequence ATGGCCGCCGAGAAGACTAAACCAGCAAAGGAAGCAGCAAAGGCTGCACCTAAGAAAATTAAAGCACGTAAGAAGGATAAGAAAAATGTTGCCTTCGGACATGCTTACATCAAGAGCACATTCAACAACACCATTGTTTCAATTACCGATCCAGCAGGTGGCGTAATTGCATGGTCATCATCTGGCCAAGTTGGATTTAAAGGTTCTCGTAAATCAACTCCATTTGCTGCGCAAATGGCAGCCGAGGCTGCTGCTCGCAAAGCACAAGAGCATGGTTTAAAGAAGGTTGATGTATTTGTTAAGGGACCTGGTTCAGGCCGGGAAACTGCAATTCGTTCATTACAAGCAGCAGGTCTTGAGGTCGGAGCCATCGCAGATGTAACTCCAGCACCTCATAACGGTTGCCGTCCACGTAAACCACGTCGAGTATAA
- the rpsD gene encoding 30S ribosomal protein S4, which produces MARYTGADCKRCRREKVKLFLKGSKCDGPKCPIESRPYPPGQHGRARSKDSEYLLQMREKQKCARIYGILERQFRGYYEEANRLQGKTGENLLVLLETRLDNVVFRAGFAKSRDMARQLVRHGHFLVNGKSVNIPSFRVTPMDVIDVVPASLDTTPFIVASAELGEKAVPAWMEVVGSKMRILVHAIPTRPIIDTQVQEQLIVELYSK; this is translated from the coding sequence ATGGCTCGCTATACCGGTGCAGATTGCAAAAGATGCCGTCGCGAAAAAGTAAAGCTCTTCCTTAAGGGCTCTAAATGTGACGGACCAAAGTGTCCAATTGAGTCACGACCATATCCACCAGGACAACATGGTCGCGCTCGCTCAAAGGATTCTGAGTACTTACTACAGATGCGTGAGAAGCAAAAGTGTGCACGTATTTACGGAATTCTAGAACGTCAGTTCCGTGGTTACTACGAAGAGGCAAACCGTCTGCAAGGTAAGACTGGTGAAAATCTTTTGGTACTACTTGAAACTCGTTTAGATAACGTAGTTTTCCGCGCTGGCTTTGCAAAGAGCCGTGACATGGCACGTCAGTTAGTTCGCCACGGTCACTTCTTAGTAAATGGCAAGAGCGTAAATATTCCATCGTTTCGCGTAACACCAATGGATGTAATTGATGTTGTGCCAGCTTCGCTGGACACCACACCATTCATTGTTGCTAGCGCTGAGCTTGGTGAGAAAGCAGTTCCAGCATGGATGGAGGTTGTGGGATCAAAGATGCGCATTTTGGTTCACGCAATCCCAACCCGACCAATTATTGATACTCAAGTACAAGAGCAACTAATCGTTGAGCTTTACTCCAAGTAA
- the glmM gene encoding phosphoglucosamine mutase, producing MALFGTDGVRGVANVDLTAELAVDLAIAAAHVLGEIGAFAGHRPKAIVGQDSRASGDFLEAAIVAGLTSAGVDVYRVGVLPTPAIAFLVKESNADLGVMISASHNPMPDNGIKFFAKGGDKLADQVEAQIEARLGEPWDRPTGLNVGRIVLDEGAKERYIKHLLATISTKLTGLNVIVDCANGAASTVAPIAYERAGANVKAISAAPTGWNINENCGSTHLDNLIAQVKEANADLGVAHDGDADRCLLIAKTGEVINGDHILNILASAYLAQGELNKKAVVGTVMSNLGFIKSMQSLGIKFEKTAVGDRYVLEKMLEHDYSLGGEQSGHVIMRQFSNTGDGLLTALQVMQIMAKSKKSLLELASTMEKYPQVLINVKDVNKDKLSSSEKIKDAVTSAEQQLGQNGRVLLRASGTEALVRVMVEANELDLAQKIAESLAQLVRLELK from the coding sequence ATGGCCCTCTTCGGCACCGACGGTGTACGAGGTGTTGCAAATGTTGATCTCACAGCTGAACTTGCCGTTGATTTAGCAATCGCTGCCGCACATGTCCTAGGTGAAATTGGTGCATTTGCTGGACATCGCCCAAAAGCAATTGTTGGACAAGATTCTCGTGCCTCTGGTGATTTTTTAGAGGCGGCAATAGTTGCTGGATTAACAAGTGCTGGTGTTGATGTTTACCGAGTTGGCGTGCTGCCAACACCTGCAATCGCATTTCTAGTTAAAGAAAGTAATGCAGATCTGGGCGTAATGATTAGCGCATCCCATAATCCAATGCCAGATAATGGAATTAAGTTCTTTGCAAAGGGTGGGGATAAATTAGCTGATCAAGTTGAGGCCCAAATCGAAGCAAGATTAGGTGAGCCTTGGGATCGGCCAACTGGGTTAAATGTGGGTCGAATTGTTTTAGATGAAGGCGCTAAAGAAAGATATATAAAGCATTTGCTGGCAACAATTTCAACGAAGTTAACTGGCTTAAATGTAATTGTGGATTGTGCAAATGGCGCAGCCTCAACCGTTGCACCTATTGCTTATGAAAGAGCTGGGGCAAATGTTAAAGCAATATCTGCCGCACCAACTGGCTGGAATATTAATGAAAATTGTGGCTCAACTCATTTAGATAATTTAATTGCGCAGGTTAAAGAAGCTAATGCAGATCTTGGGGTTGCCCATGATGGGGATGCTGATCGTTGCCTTTTAATTGCAAAAACTGGTGAGGTAATTAATGGTGATCACATATTAAATATTTTAGCTAGCGCTTATTTAGCTCAGGGAGAGTTAAATAAAAAAGCGGTAGTTGGAACTGTGATGAGCAACCTAGGTTTTATAAAGTCGATGCAGAGTTTAGGAATTAAATTTGAGAAAACTGCAGTTGGTGATCGATATGTATTAGAGAAGATGTTAGAACATGATTACAGCCTGGGCGGCGAGCAATCTGGCCATGTGATTATGCGCCAATTTTCAAATACTGGCGATGGCTTACTTACTGCATTACAGGTTATGCAGATAATGGCTAAATCTAAGAAATCATTACTGGAACTGGCATCAACAATGGAAAAATACCCACAAGTTTTAATCAATGTTAAAGATGTCAATAAAGATAAATTGTCATCCTCAGAAAAAATTAAGGATGCAGTCACATCTGCTGAGCAACAATTAGGTCAAAATGGCAGAGTCTTACTTCGTGCATCAGGAACTGAAGCACTTGTTCGAGTAATGGTTGAGGCAAATGAATTGGACTTGGCTCAAAAAATCGCAGAATCATTAGCCCAACTAGTAAGATTAGAGCTTAAGTAG
- a CDS encoding phosphatase PAP2 family protein yields MPEQRKKQMNSAIKLTVLFLALYALVTQQVLANTWIRRVDEWIYERDFLLITPGKTPTLVMLVDDLGLRGVTAIILLFTAVLISRRFKSWRPINLSILSLLLLNLTVGVSKLLFGRTKPSTGFDLVFTDSGLSYPSGHAANAILTWGIFAYLIFRYSHKYPFEGMRLTWFVAIVTTGVCLASLYRNTHWFSDLLGGLFIGSALLVAIIAVDRSITSDRQPS; encoded by the coding sequence ATGCCTGAACAAAGAAAAAAGCAGATGAACTCTGCAATCAAATTGACTGTTTTATTTTTAGCGCTCTATGCCTTAGTTACTCAGCAGGTATTAGCAAATACTTGGATTAGACGAGTTGATGAATGGATATATGAACGTGATTTCCTTTTAATTACCCCAGGCAAAACCCCAACCTTAGTGATGCTAGTTGATGATCTTGGGTTAAGAGGCGTGACTGCAATCATTTTGTTGTTTACCGCAGTTTTAATCAGTCGAAGGTTTAAATCTTGGCGGCCGATTAATCTTTCCATCCTTTCACTTCTACTTCTTAATCTAACGGTCGGAGTATCTAAATTATTGTTTGGAAGAACTAAGCCAAGTACTGGATTTGATTTAGTTTTTACCGACAGTGGCCTGTCATATCCAAGTGGGCATGCAGCAAATGCTATTTTAACTTGGGGAATATTTGCATATTTAATATTTAGGTATTCACACAAGTATCCATTTGAAGGCATGCGATTAACATGGTTTGTTGCCATAGTTACTACCGGGGTCTGTTTAGCTTCTCTATATAGAAACACACATTGGTTTTCAGATCTGTTGGGTGGATTATTTATTGGCTCAGCACTACTTGTGGCGATCATTGCGGTAGATCGCTCGATCACCTCTGATCGCCAACCTTCTTAA
- the glmS gene encoding glutamine--fructose-6-phosphate transaminase (isomerizing) → MCGIVGYTGKNSALNPVVEGLRRLEYRGYDSAGIALPTEIGKPLYIEKRAGKLKNLEEALAKTPNSTSGIGHTRWATHGGPTDTNAHPHLDNDGKLALIHNGIIENYVQLRAELEKRGHKFKSETDTESVVHLLSDARKENNGDLAAAMRQVCKQLKGSFTLLAIHSDNPSHIVGARRNSPLVVGVGNGENFLASDVAAFIAHTKVALELGQDEVVEITPTSIEVTNLAGQVVKSKQYEISWDASAAERGGFTHFMLKEIYEQPKAISDTLIGRLDGLNLKLKFKKFEKIVIIACGTAYNAGLVGKYAIEKWGQIPVDVELASEYRYREPSLDKKTLVIPISQSGETMDTLMALRYAKSKGATIFSVCNTNGSTIGRESDAVLYTHAGPEIAVASTKAFATQLIAMYLIGLEIGKRLDNLSKKEVNAIIEQLSALPAKVEQVLETVEPLRELTRKFKDVESVLFLGRHVGYPTALEGALKLKELAYMHAEGFAGGELKHGPIALIDKGTPVVAIMPAEHSVLAEKMASNIQEVKARGAVVIAISEFDFVGADHLIRIPKTDQLLQPVLAVVPLQVIAYEMAVARRNDVDQPRNLAKSVTVE, encoded by the coding sequence ATGTGCGGCATTGTTGGCTACACCGGTAAAAACTCCGCACTAAATCCAGTTGTAGAAGGTCTGCGAAGACTTGAGTATCGCGGTTATGACTCAGCTGGCATAGCTCTTCCAACTGAAATTGGTAAACCTTTATATATTGAAAAACGAGCTGGCAAGTTAAAAAACTTAGAAGAGGCATTGGCTAAAACTCCCAACTCAACTAGCGGGATTGGCCACACCAGATGGGCAACTCATGGTGGACCAACTGATACCAATGCTCATCCGCACTTAGATAATGATGGAAAGCTGGCCTTAATACACAATGGAATTATTGAAAATTATGTTCAACTACGTGCAGAGTTAGAAAAACGCGGTCATAAATTTAAATCTGAAACTGATACTGAATCTGTCGTTCATTTATTAAGTGATGCTCGAAAAGAAAACAATGGTGATTTAGCTGCTGCTATGCGCCAAGTGTGTAAGCAGTTAAAGGGTTCATTTACATTGCTGGCAATTCATTCTGATAATCCTTCACATATTGTGGGTGCAAGACGTAACTCACCACTTGTAGTTGGAGTTGGCAATGGTGAGAATTTTCTAGCCTCAGATGTTGCAGCCTTTATCGCTCATACCAAGGTTGCACTTGAACTTGGTCAAGATGAAGTTGTTGAAATAACTCCAACCTCAATTGAGGTAACAAACCTGGCTGGGCAGGTAGTTAAATCAAAGCAGTATGAAATTTCCTGGGATGCAAGTGCGGCAGAGCGCGGTGGCTTTACCCACTTTATGTTGAAGGAAATTTATGAACAACCAAAAGCAATTTCAGATACTTTAATTGGCCGTCTAGATGGGCTAAATCTAAAATTGAAGTTTAAGAAGTTTGAAAAGATTGTAATTATTGCTTGTGGAACTGCATATAACGCAGGCTTAGTTGGTAAGTATGCAATCGAAAAATGGGGACAAATTCCTGTCGATGTTGAGCTTGCCTCTGAGTACCGATACCGCGAGCCAAGTTTGGATAAAAAGACTTTAGTAATTCCAATCTCACAATCAGGTGAAACCATGGATACCTTGATGGCTCTTCGTTATGCCAAATCAAAAGGTGCCACAATATTTTCTGTTTGCAATACGAATGGATCAACTATTGGTAGAGAATCTGATGCTGTTTTATACACACATGCAGGCCCTGAAATTGCAGTCGCCTCCACTAAAGCCTTTGCCACTCAATTAATCGCTATGTACTTAATTGGCTTAGAGATTGGAAAAAGGCTAGATAATTTAAGTAAAAAAGAGGTTAATGCAATTATTGAACAGTTATCTGCATTACCAGCAAAGGTTGAGCAGGTATTAGAAACTGTAGAGCCGTTAAGAGAGTTAACTCGTAAATTTAAAGATGTAGAATCAGTTTTATTTTTAGGCCGACATGTTGGGTATCCAACCGCGCTTGAGGGAGCTTTAAAATTAAAAGAGCTTGCCTATATGCATGCTGAAGGTTTTGCGGGAGGTGAGTTAAAGCATGGCCCAATCGCATTAATTGATAAAGGAACTCCAGTGGTGGCGATAATGCCGGCTGAGCATTCAGTTCTTGCTGAAAAGATGGCGAGCAATATTCAAGAGGTAAAGGCACGGGGTGCGGTAGTAATTGCCATTAGTGAATTTGATTTTGTTGGCGCTGATCATTTGATTCGAATTCCAAAGACTGATCAACTATTACAACCAGTATTAGCAGTTGTTCCACTGCAAGTAATTGCTTATGAGATGGCAGTTGCCCGTAGAAATGATGTTGATCAGCCCAGAAACTTGGCAAAATCAGTAACAGTTGAGTAA
- the rplM gene encoding 50S ribosomal protein L13: MRTFTPKAGEITRSWYLIDAQDVVLGRLATHAANLLRGKHKTTFAPHMDMGDFVIVINADKVALTGSKSSQKFAHQHSGYPGGMTSTVYSDLFEKFPTRAVEKAIKGMLPKNSVGRSAATKLKVYAGSEHPHAAQNPKAFEFIQVSQISKK; the protein is encoded by the coding sequence GTGCGCACATTTACACCTAAAGCTGGTGAGATCACCCGTAGTTGGTATCTCATTGATGCTCAAGATGTGGTGCTCGGACGTCTTGCTACCCACGCTGCAAACTTATTGCGCGGAAAACACAAAACAACTTTTGCTCCGCACATGGATATGGGTGACTTTGTAATTGTTATCAATGCCGACAAAGTTGCATTGACTGGTTCAAAGAGCTCACAAAAATTTGCACACCAACACTCTGGTTATCCAGGTGGCATGACTTCAACTGTTTACTCAGATTTGTTTGAGAAGTTTCCAACGCGTGCCGTTGAAAAAGCAATCAAGGGAATGTTGCCAAAGAATTCAGTTGGCCGTTCTGCTGCAACTAAGTTAAAAGTTTATGCAGGTAGTGAGCATCCACATGCAGCTCAAAACCCAAAGGCTTTTGAGTTCATTCAAGTTTCCCAGATTTCAAAGAAATAA